A genomic segment from Tachysurus fulvidraco isolate hzauxx_2018 chromosome 21, HZAU_PFXX_2.0, whole genome shotgun sequence encodes:
- the mzt2b gene encoding mitotic-spindle organizing protein 2 isoform X2 — protein MTSQSTQPDTMPTAPDSPSLGVTVSGNAQKYSVKKKKVLNAEETELFELTQAAGIVMDQEVFKNIVDLLKMNVAPLAVFQTLKAMCAGQKISDTIVPDSSTVSEIRVRSKSGTGHAEKREQRVPRQASATRGQKSAKSSGSSSSSSQLTSN, from the exons ATGACCTCCCAGTCCACTCAGCCTGACACGATGCCCACAGCTCCAGACTCTCCATCTCTCGGTGTCACAGTCAGCGGCAATGCACAAAAATAcagtgtgaaaaagaaaaaggtccTCAACGCCGAAGAAACCGAGCTGTTTGAGCTAACACAAGCTGCTGGTATAGTCATGGACCAAGAGGTTTTCAA GAACATCGTGGACCTGCTGAAGATGAACGTGGCACCTCTGGCTGTGTTCCAGACTCTAAAGGCAATGTGTGCAGGTCAAAAGATTTCAGACACCATTGTGCCCGACTCATCAACAGTCAGTGAGATCAGAG tacgcAGTAAATCAGGTACAGGTCATGCAGAAAAGCGAGAGCAGCGAGTGCCAAGGCAGGCAAGTGCCACCAGGGGGCAAAAGAGTGCTAAGAGCTCAGGCAGCAGCAGCTCTTCATCCCAGCTCACCTCCAACTAG
- the zgc:193801 gene encoding uncharacterized protein zgc:193801 isoform X2 — protein sequence MHCPLCTVAEAYQDPVILRAHFRIKHVDKSIEFAGLKVLRCCNHCEIVGTIKGEKRFKGAHWHCYRCRNGFNRRDEAVKHYKTHFRNPHTTFQIQVTQDVNCRQYYKGNPEAKAKAYSGLAVNMGTGGDITAVSSVITPPVLTTASVTETTTLLTVEHKEDGESNGIPLGAEEEVGSSQPASAGTQTLVLMDPDGNTGNLIYDEATGIITEQNEESLDLQKHLLELNEQLDILRQEKESVEKSLRSEIKQLKEQIASLVQSNVKMFEELQVYRCPDHSQQRLAKLMDSLQTQHKELLQAQLVSLRQEILSQASNVPLNGHTEALEIDSVGDQSQDQMEVQGTIVGGIPGLEIMEVPLQPEQIELREQLVEFRPQEDTISNLESPRSETALIQDLEAKQEVFQVSRKRSSEEDCGGTIEVKVSRIS from the exons ATGCACTGTCCGCTTTGTACGGTAGCTGAGGCATACCAGGATCCTGTTATACTCCGTGCCCACTTCCGCATCAAACATGTTGACAAGAGCATCGAGTTTGCTG GCTTGAAGGTGTTGCGTTGCTGTAACCACTGTGAGATCGTGGGCACCATTAAAGGCGAGAAGAGGTTTAAAGGAGCACATTGGCACTGCTACCGCTGCAGGAACGGCTTTAACAGGAGGGATGAGGCCGTCAAGCACTACAAAACTCACTTCCGAAACCCACACACCACATTCCAAATCCAGGTTACACAG GATGTGAATTGCAGGCAATACTATAAAGGCAACCCGGAGGCTAAGGCCAAAGCGTACAGTGGGCTAGCTGTGAATATGGGTACCGGAGGAGACATCACTGCTGTCAGCTCCGTCATCACACCACCAGTCCTCACCACTGCCTCGGTCACTGAGACTACCACCTTACTTACTGTTGAGCATAAG GAAGATGGTGAGAGTAATGGCATACCACTTGGAGCTGAAGAGGAGGTAGGCTCCTCCCAGCCTGCATCAGCAGGAACCCAGACACTGGTTTTAATGGACCCTGATGGAAACACAGGCAACTTGATCTATGATGAAGCCACAGGCATCATTACAGAACAG AATGAGGAGAGTTTGGACCTGCAGAAACATCTACTGGAGCTCAATGAGCAGTTAGATATACTTCGACAGGAAAAAGAGAGTGTAGAGAAGAGTCTACGGTCCGAAATTAAGCAGCTGAAAGAACAG ATTGCAAGTCTGGTTCAATCTAACGTGAAGATGTTTGAGGAGCTGCAGGTGTACCGCTGTCCAGACCACAGCCAGCAGAGACTGGCCAAACTG ATGGACAGTCTGCAGACTCAGCACAAAGAGCTACTACAGGCCCAGCTGGTTTCATTAAGGCAGGAAATCCTCTCCCAGGCCAGCAATGTTCCACTCAATGGCCACACGGAAGCACTAGAGATCGACTCTGTTGGGGACCAATCGCAAGACCAGATGGAGGTTCAGGGGACAATAGTAGGTGGTATACCTGGACTGGAGATCATGGAGGTTCCACTCCAGCCAGAGCAGATTGAACTGAGAGAGCAGCTTGTGGAGTTTAGACCTCAGGAGGACACCATTTCCAATCTGGAAAGCCCAAGATCAGAAACAGCACTGATCCAGGACCTGGAGGCTAAACAAGAAGTTTTTCAAGTGTCTAGGAAGCGAAGCTCTGAAGAAGATTGTGGAGGGACAATTGAAGTCAAAGTCTCACGTATTAGTTAA
- the mzt2b gene encoding mitotic-spindle organizing protein 2 isoform X1, producing MTSQSTQPDTMPTAPDSPSLGVTVSGNAQKYSVKKKKVLNAEETELFELTQAAGIVMDQEVFKNIVDLLKMNVAPLAVFQTLKAMCAGQKISDTIVPDSSTVSEIREEDPKVPDKSAKKATPQAPPTAPAAHPQRAGAKIVVYSSGEQSSPLSQVRSKSGTGHAEKREQRVPRQASATRGQKSAKSSGSSSSSSQLTSN from the exons ATGACCTCCCAGTCCACTCAGCCTGACACGATGCCCACAGCTCCAGACTCTCCATCTCTCGGTGTCACAGTCAGCGGCAATGCACAAAAATAcagtgtgaaaaagaaaaaggtccTCAACGCCGAAGAAACCGAGCTGTTTGAGCTAACACAAGCTGCTGGTATAGTCATGGACCAAGAGGTTTTCAA GAACATCGTGGACCTGCTGAAGATGAACGTGGCACCTCTGGCTGTGTTCCAGACTCTAAAGGCAATGTGTGCAGGTCAAAAGATTTCAGACACCATTGTGCCCGACTCATCAACAGTCAGTGAGATCAGAG AAGAGGACCCTAAGGTCCCAGACAAGAGTGCTAAAAAAGCAACCCCTCAAGCTCCGCCCACTGCCCCTGCAGCCCACCCTCAAAGGGCTGGGGCTAAGATTGTGGTCTACAGCTCTGGGGAACAGAGCTCTCCTCTGTCTCAAG tacgcAGTAAATCAGGTACAGGTCATGCAGAAAAGCGAGAGCAGCGAGTGCCAAGGCAGGCAAGTGCCACCAGGGGGCAAAAGAGTGCTAAGAGCTCAGGCAGCAGCAGCTCTTCATCCCAGCTCACCTCCAACTAG
- the zgc:193801 gene encoding uncharacterized protein zgc:193801 isoform X1, translating to MAAFVAHPSVRVRATEHSYVPVLCQDDKCAGSEKGVHMHCPLCTVAEAYQDPVILRAHFRIKHVDKSIEFAGLKVLRCCNHCEIVGTIKGEKRFKGAHWHCYRCRNGFNRRDEAVKHYKTHFRNPHTTFQIQVTQDVNCRQYYKGNPEAKAKAYSGLAVNMGTGGDITAVSSVITPPVLTTASVTETTTLLTVEHKEDGESNGIPLGAEEEVGSSQPASAGTQTLVLMDPDGNTGNLIYDEATGIITEQNEESLDLQKHLLELNEQLDILRQEKESVEKSLRSEIKQLKEQIASLVQSNVKMFEELQVYRCPDHSQQRLAKLMDSLQTQHKELLQAQLVSLRQEILSQASNVPLNGHTEALEIDSVGDQSQDQMEVQGTIVGGIPGLEIMEVPLQPEQIELREQLVEFRPQEDTISNLESPRSETALIQDLEAKQEVFQVSRKRSSEEDCGGTIEVKVSRIS from the exons ATGGCGGCGTTTGTC GCCCATCCTTCAGTGCGGGTCAGAGCTACAGAACACTCATACGTACCCGTGTTGTGTCAGGATGACAAGTGTGCTGGGAGTGAGAAAGGAGTGCACATGCACTGTCCGCTTTGTACGGTAGCTGAGGCATACCAGGATCCTGTTATACTCCGTGCCCACTTCCGCATCAAACATGTTGACAAGAGCATCGAGTTTGCTG GCTTGAAGGTGTTGCGTTGCTGTAACCACTGTGAGATCGTGGGCACCATTAAAGGCGAGAAGAGGTTTAAAGGAGCACATTGGCACTGCTACCGCTGCAGGAACGGCTTTAACAGGAGGGATGAGGCCGTCAAGCACTACAAAACTCACTTCCGAAACCCACACACCACATTCCAAATCCAGGTTACACAG GATGTGAATTGCAGGCAATACTATAAAGGCAACCCGGAGGCTAAGGCCAAAGCGTACAGTGGGCTAGCTGTGAATATGGGTACCGGAGGAGACATCACTGCTGTCAGCTCCGTCATCACACCACCAGTCCTCACCACTGCCTCGGTCACTGAGACTACCACCTTACTTACTGTTGAGCATAAG GAAGATGGTGAGAGTAATGGCATACCACTTGGAGCTGAAGAGGAGGTAGGCTCCTCCCAGCCTGCATCAGCAGGAACCCAGACACTGGTTTTAATGGACCCTGATGGAAACACAGGCAACTTGATCTATGATGAAGCCACAGGCATCATTACAGAACAG AATGAGGAGAGTTTGGACCTGCAGAAACATCTACTGGAGCTCAATGAGCAGTTAGATATACTTCGACAGGAAAAAGAGAGTGTAGAGAAGAGTCTACGGTCCGAAATTAAGCAGCTGAAAGAACAG ATTGCAAGTCTGGTTCAATCTAACGTGAAGATGTTTGAGGAGCTGCAGGTGTACCGCTGTCCAGACCACAGCCAGCAGAGACTGGCCAAACTG ATGGACAGTCTGCAGACTCAGCACAAAGAGCTACTACAGGCCCAGCTGGTTTCATTAAGGCAGGAAATCCTCTCCCAGGCCAGCAATGTTCCACTCAATGGCCACACGGAAGCACTAGAGATCGACTCTGTTGGGGACCAATCGCAAGACCAGATGGAGGTTCAGGGGACAATAGTAGGTGGTATACCTGGACTGGAGATCATGGAGGTTCCACTCCAGCCAGAGCAGATTGAACTGAGAGAGCAGCTTGTGGAGTTTAGACCTCAGGAGGACACCATTTCCAATCTGGAAAGCCCAAGATCAGAAACAGCACTGATCCAGGACCTGGAGGCTAAACAAGAAGTTTTTCAAGTGTCTAGGAAGCGAAGCTCTGAAGAAGATTGTGGAGGGACAATTGAAGTCAAAGTCTCACGTATTAGTTAA
- the zgc:193801 gene encoding uncharacterized protein zgc:193801 isoform X3, with amino-acid sequence MAAFVAHPSVRVRATEHSYVPVLCQDDKCAGSEKGVHMHCPLCTVAEAYQDPVILRAHFRIKHVDKSIEFAGLKVLRCCNHCEIVGTIKGEKRFKGAHWHCYRCRNGFNRRDEAVKHYKTHFRNPHTTFQIQVTQDVNCRQYYKGNPEAKAKAYSGLAVNMGTGGDITAVSSVITPPVLTTASVTETTTLLTVEHKEDGESNGIPLGAEEEVGSSQPASAGTQTLVLMDPDGNTGNLIYDEATGIITEQIASLVQSNVKMFEELQVYRCPDHSQQRLAKLMDSLQTQHKELLQAQLVSLRQEILSQASNVPLNGHTEALEIDSVGDQSQDQMEVQGTIVGGIPGLEIMEVPLQPEQIELREQLVEFRPQEDTISNLESPRSETALIQDLEAKQEVFQVSRKRSSEEDCGGTIEVKVSRIS; translated from the exons ATGGCGGCGTTTGTC GCCCATCCTTCAGTGCGGGTCAGAGCTACAGAACACTCATACGTACCCGTGTTGTGTCAGGATGACAAGTGTGCTGGGAGTGAGAAAGGAGTGCACATGCACTGTCCGCTTTGTACGGTAGCTGAGGCATACCAGGATCCTGTTATACTCCGTGCCCACTTCCGCATCAAACATGTTGACAAGAGCATCGAGTTTGCTG GCTTGAAGGTGTTGCGTTGCTGTAACCACTGTGAGATCGTGGGCACCATTAAAGGCGAGAAGAGGTTTAAAGGAGCACATTGGCACTGCTACCGCTGCAGGAACGGCTTTAACAGGAGGGATGAGGCCGTCAAGCACTACAAAACTCACTTCCGAAACCCACACACCACATTCCAAATCCAGGTTACACAG GATGTGAATTGCAGGCAATACTATAAAGGCAACCCGGAGGCTAAGGCCAAAGCGTACAGTGGGCTAGCTGTGAATATGGGTACCGGAGGAGACATCACTGCTGTCAGCTCCGTCATCACACCACCAGTCCTCACCACTGCCTCGGTCACTGAGACTACCACCTTACTTACTGTTGAGCATAAG GAAGATGGTGAGAGTAATGGCATACCACTTGGAGCTGAAGAGGAGGTAGGCTCCTCCCAGCCTGCATCAGCAGGAACCCAGACACTGGTTTTAATGGACCCTGATGGAAACACAGGCAACTTGATCTATGATGAAGCCACAGGCATCATTACAGAACAG ATTGCAAGTCTGGTTCAATCTAACGTGAAGATGTTTGAGGAGCTGCAGGTGTACCGCTGTCCAGACCACAGCCAGCAGAGACTGGCCAAACTG ATGGACAGTCTGCAGACTCAGCACAAAGAGCTACTACAGGCCCAGCTGGTTTCATTAAGGCAGGAAATCCTCTCCCAGGCCAGCAATGTTCCACTCAATGGCCACACGGAAGCACTAGAGATCGACTCTGTTGGGGACCAATCGCAAGACCAGATGGAGGTTCAGGGGACAATAGTAGGTGGTATACCTGGACTGGAGATCATGGAGGTTCCACTCCAGCCAGAGCAGATTGAACTGAGAGAGCAGCTTGTGGAGTTTAGACCTCAGGAGGACACCATTTCCAATCTGGAAAGCCCAAGATCAGAAACAGCACTGATCCAGGACCTGGAGGCTAAACAAGAAGTTTTTCAAGTGTCTAGGAAGCGAAGCTCTGAAGAAGATTGTGGAGGGACAATTGAAGTCAAAGTCTCACGTATTAGTTAA